One part of the Podarcis muralis chromosome 3, rPodMur119.hap1.1, whole genome shotgun sequence genome encodes these proteins:
- the LOC114593346 gene encoding trace amine-associated receptor 5-like, which yields MSSAVEAAPLCFKINGSCYRTLHPFGVQLTIYVVCALGMLLTVLGNLLVIISIFHFKILHTPTNFLLLSLALADLLLGLTVLPFSTIRSVESCWYFGDAFCRFHTFLDTVFCLASIFHLCFISIDRHCAICDPLRYTTKFTVRVAGVYVVVGWGVPVLYTSIFLYSKRVEESLGQFLQDMPCVGSCQLLFNKLWGWINFPLFFFPCLIMVGLYVKIFIVATRQAKQINSVNQRAGSMRRSGATRREMKAAKTLGIAVGIYLLCWLPFTVDTMVDSLLDFITPPVVFDVLIWFAYFNSACNPLIYVFSYHWFRKAVKLVLSRQIFYTRTSTVDLYQEE from the coding sequence ATGAGCTCTGCTGTGGAAGCAGCCCCACTTTGCTTTAAGATTAATGGCTCCTGCTACCGAACCCTCCATCCCTTTGGGGTCCAGCTAACCATCTACGTGGTCTGTGCCCTGGGCATGCTACTTACAGTCCTGGGGAACCTGCTGGTGATTATTTCCATCTTCCACTTCAAAATCCTTCACACCCCCACCAATTTCTTGCTGCTCTCCCTGGCGCTGGCAGACCTCCTGCTAGGCTTAACAGTCCTTCCCTTCAGCACAATCCGCTCAGTGGAGAGCTGCTGGTACTTCGGGGATGCCTTCTGCCGTTTCCACACCTTCCTGGACACTGTCTTCTGCTTGGCCTCCATTTTCCACCTCTGCTTTATCTCCATCGACCGCCACTGTGCCATCTGCGACCCTCTGCGCTACACCACCAAGTTCACTGTGAGGGTCGCTGGCGTCTACGTCGTGGTCGGGTGGGGAGTCCCTGTGCTTTACACGTCCATCTTCCTCTATAGCAAAAGAGTTGAGGAAAGTTTAGGCCAGTTCTTGCAGGACATGCCTTGCGTTGGGAGCTGCCAGCTGCTGTTCAACAAACTCTGGGGCTGGATAAACTTcccactcttcttcttcccctgcctCATCATGGTAGGGCTGTATGTCAAGATATTTATCGTGGCGACCAGGCAAGCCAAGCAGATAAACAGTGTCAATCAGAGAGCTGGGTCCATGCGTCGGTCAGGAGCGACAAGGCGAGAAATGAAGGCAGCGAAAACACTGGGAATCGCTGTTGGCATCTACCTCTTATGCTGGTTGCCGTTTACCGTGGACACGATGGTAGACAGCCTTCTTGATTTCATTACCCCACCTGTTGTGTTTGATGTTCTCATTTGGTTTGCTTACTTTAATTCAGCCTGCAACCCTTTGATTTATGTGTTTTCCTACCACTGGTTCAGGAAAGCTGTAAAGCTTGTTTTATCCCGTCAGATCTTCTATACAAGAACGTCTACTGTGGACTTGTACCAGGAGGAATAA